In Alicyclobacillus macrosporangiidus CPP55, a single window of DNA contains:
- a CDS encoding DinB family protein, whose product MIPEVADLFSLWKLVHASVDKMIADLTDEQLTKKPEGNNAIAAVLEHTALVERKFLSALAGQVEDIDVQAPFKASSWDAAKAKGLWNDVLSYGEQVLSGLTAEQLSQPGLKLGVGELNKRQLLAYMIGHTAHHRGQIPILKRLIQA is encoded by the coding sequence ATGATCCCGGAAGTGGCGGATCTGTTCTCGCTGTGGAAGCTGGTGCACGCGTCGGTCGACAAGATGATCGCCGATCTCACGGACGAGCAGCTCACGAAAAAGCCGGAGGGCAACAACGCCATCGCGGCGGTCTTGGAACACACCGCCTTGGTGGAGCGCAAGTTCCTCTCGGCCCTCGCCGGCCAGGTGGAGGACATCGACGTGCAGGCGCCGTTCAAAGCTTCGTCCTGGGATGCGGCCAAGGCCAAGGGGCTGTGGAACGATGTCCTCTCGTACGGCGAGCAGGTGCTCTCCGGGCTCACGGCGGAACAGCTCTCGCAACCCGGACTCAAGCTCGGCGTCGGCGAACTGAACAAACGCCAGCTGCTCGCCTACATGATCGGGCACACCGCCCATCACCGCGGCCAGATCCCGATTTTGAAGCGGCTAATCCAGGCCTGA
- a CDS encoding lipoate--protein ligase — translation MRYIDNQDVMDGTLNLALEEYTLTTLDIEETYLLFYSMHPTVIVGKNQNTLEEINAEYVRAHGVVVTRRLSGGGAVYNDEGDLSFSFITKHDANSFHNYRKFTEPVIRALRDLGVPAELSGRNDILVDGKKVSGNAQFATRGRMFSHGTLLFDVNLDNVEKALRVHPEKMESKGVKSVRSRVTNIRPYLRRDMDIREFKQVLLERIFDGLPEIPEYRLTEADWQAVRDLAERRYRNWDWVYGQSPPFNVRRTRYIPGVGLLDVRLYVERGRIEQCRMYGDFFGERDVSEIEQRLLGCRYDPDDLAAALADVDLRAYFGPLEHAELQRLLY, via the coding sequence ATGCGCTATATCGACAACCAAGACGTGATGGACGGGACGCTCAATCTCGCCCTGGAAGAGTACACGCTGACGACGCTCGACATCGAGGAGACGTATCTCTTGTTTTATTCGATGCACCCGACGGTCATTGTCGGGAAGAACCAGAACACGCTGGAGGAGATCAACGCGGAGTACGTGCGCGCGCACGGGGTCGTGGTGACGCGCCGCCTGTCCGGGGGCGGGGCCGTATACAACGACGAGGGGGATCTCAGCTTCAGTTTCATCACGAAGCACGACGCAAACAGCTTCCACAATTATCGCAAGTTCACGGAGCCTGTCATCCGGGCCCTGCGCGATCTCGGTGTCCCCGCGGAGCTGTCCGGGCGCAACGACATCCTGGTGGATGGCAAGAAGGTCTCCGGCAACGCCCAGTTTGCGACTCGAGGCCGGATGTTCAGCCACGGGACGCTGCTGTTCGACGTCAACCTGGACAACGTGGAAAAGGCCCTGCGGGTGCACCCGGAGAAGATGGAATCGAAGGGCGTGAAGTCGGTGCGCAGCCGGGTCACCAACATCCGGCCGTACCTCCGGCGGGACATGGATATCCGCGAGTTCAAGCAGGTGCTCCTCGAGCGAATCTTCGACGGGCTGCCGGAGATCCCGGAGTACCGGTTGACGGAGGCGGACTGGCAGGCCGTGCGGGATCTGGCCGAACGGCGGTACCGGAATTGGGACTGGGTGTACGGCCAGTCGCCCCCGTTCAACGTGCGGCGCACGCGGTACATCCCGGGGGTGGGGCTGCTGGACGTGCGTCTGTATGTGGAGCGGGGGCGCATCGAACAGTGCCGGATGTACGGCGACTTTTTCGGGGAACGGGACGTCAGCGAGATCGAACAGCGGCTGTTGGGGTGCCGGTATGACCCGGACGACCTGGCGGCGGCCTTGGCAGACGTGGACCTGCGGGCGTATTTCGGGCCGCTGGAGCACGCGGAGCTGCAGCGGTTGTTGTATTGA
- a CDS encoding helix-turn-helix transcriptional regulator, with translation MKNRIRELRQERSWSQQALAEALGESRQTVHALESGKYDPSLPLAFRIAKVFGLRIEDIFEPDDDHL, from the coding sequence ATGAAAAACCGGATTCGTGAATTGCGCCAGGAACGGTCGTGGTCTCAACAGGCGTTGGCCGAGGCGCTCGGGGAGTCCCGGCAGACCGTGCACGCGTTGGAGTCCGGCAAATACGACCCCAGCCTGCCGTTGGCCTTCCGCATTGCAAAGGTGTTCGGTTTGCGAATCGAAGACATCTTTGAACCCGACGATGACCATTTGTGA
- a CDS encoding phosphatidylglycerophosphatase A has protein sequence MPSSIRSQQLHQATLKALEERGVHIRDIAEIVYFLQRDYVPGLTPEMCVPHVEKVLKKREVQHAILTGVELDKLAERGVLSWPLQQVIETDESLYGIDEILALSILNIYGSIGYTNYGYIDKVKHGILHRLNDKSAGEVHTFLDDLVAAVAAAAASRIAHHHRAIEESGDAGDEAAFEDPVTQTAASDPDGQPE, from the coding sequence ATGCCGTCTTCCATCCGCAGTCAGCAGTTGCACCAAGCGACGCTCAAGGCTCTGGAGGAACGAGGAGTGCACATCCGGGATATCGCCGAGATCGTGTACTTTCTGCAGCGCGACTACGTCCCCGGGCTGACGCCCGAGATGTGCGTGCCGCACGTGGAAAAGGTGTTGAAAAAGCGCGAGGTGCAGCACGCCATCCTGACGGGCGTTGAGCTGGACAAACTCGCGGAGCGTGGCGTCTTGTCCTGGCCGCTGCAGCAAGTGATTGAGACGGACGAAAGCCTGTACGGCATCGATGAGATATTGGCGCTGTCCATCCTGAACATCTATGGCAGCATCGGCTACACGAACTACGGTTACATCGATAAGGTCAAGCACGGCATCCTCCACCGGCTGAACGACAAGTCTGCCGGCGAGGTGCACACCTTCCTGGACGATCTCGTCGCCGCCGTCGCCGCCGCGGCCGCCAGCCGCATCGCGCATCACCACCGGGCGATCGAGGAGAGCGGAGACGCCGGGGACGAGGCGGCCTTCGAAGACCCGGTCACACAGACGGCGGCCAGCGACCCGGACGGGCAGCCGGAGTGA
- a CDS encoding iron-containing alcohol dehydrogenase translates to MNSFATFRLPQVVHYGRDAFQKAGAEAAVRGKKALVVSDSVMEKLGNVARCQAILSDAGVTSVVYARVDTEPTDTYVAEALAVLREEGCDLLVAIGGGSCIDTAKAVAVVATNGGYVGDYMGGRTPIPNAPIPVIAIPTTAGTGSEVTDVTVITNTAEDIKMMIKHPAFLPAVAVVDPLLTLSSPPSVTAATGVDALCHAIEAYISRRAQPMTDTLALTAIDAIVKHLLRAYQDGQDVEARERMAVAAMQAGAAFSNASVCLVHGMSRPIGAVFHVPHGVSNAMLLPAVLEYTLDAAVERLAVIARVVNPALANVADRDAAVALVADVKRLCRDLNIPNLRGWGIDKTAFDEVVAKMARDAIASGSPGNNPRVPSAEEIEALYQVAYDYDFSAEVKA, encoded by the coding sequence GTGAACTCATTTGCCACGTTTCGGTTGCCGCAGGTGGTGCACTACGGGCGGGACGCGTTTCAGAAGGCCGGCGCGGAGGCTGCCGTGCGCGGCAAGAAAGCGCTTGTAGTGAGCGACAGCGTCATGGAGAAGCTGGGCAATGTGGCGCGCTGCCAGGCCATCCTGAGCGACGCCGGCGTGACGAGCGTGGTGTACGCGCGCGTCGACACCGAGCCGACGGACACGTACGTCGCCGAGGCGCTGGCGGTGCTTCGGGAGGAAGGGTGCGATCTCCTCGTGGCCATCGGCGGGGGAAGCTGCATTGACACCGCCAAGGCGGTCGCCGTCGTCGCCACCAACGGGGGTTACGTCGGCGACTACATGGGCGGCCGGACGCCGATCCCGAATGCGCCGATCCCCGTGATCGCCATCCCCACCACGGCCGGGACCGGGTCCGAGGTGACGGATGTGACGGTGATCACGAACACGGCCGAGGACATCAAGATGATGATCAAACACCCGGCGTTCCTGCCGGCAGTCGCCGTGGTCGATCCGCTGCTGACCCTGTCCTCGCCGCCCAGCGTGACGGCCGCGACCGGGGTGGACGCCCTCTGCCACGCCATCGAGGCGTACATCTCACGCCGGGCGCAGCCCATGACCGATACCCTGGCACTCACCGCGATCGACGCCATTGTCAAACACCTGCTGCGGGCCTACCAGGACGGGCAGGATGTGGAGGCGCGCGAGCGGATGGCCGTGGCGGCGATGCAGGCCGGGGCGGCCTTCTCGAACGCGTCCGTGTGCCTGGTTCACGGCATGTCGCGCCCCATCGGGGCGGTGTTCCACGTCCCGCACGGGGTCTCGAACGCGATGCTGTTACCCGCCGTGCTGGAGTATACGCTGGATGCCGCCGTCGAGCGATTGGCCGTGATCGCCCGCGTGGTGAACCCGGCCTTGGCGAATGTGGCCGACCGGGACGCAGCGGTGGCGCTGGTCGCCGACGTGAAACGTCTGTGCCGGGACCTGAACATTCCCAACCTGCGCGGATGGGGCATCGACAAGACGGCGTTCGACGAGGTGGTGGCGAAGATGGCCCGTGACGCCATCGCCAGCGGCAGCCCGGGGAACAACCCGCGGGTGCCCAGCGCTGAGGAGATTGAGGCCCTGTACCAAGTGGCGTACGATTACGACTTCTCGGCTGAGGTGAAGGCATAG
- a CDS encoding ABC transporter permease yields MSLWALAMTLAFVAAALALSIWQRLGLEKDMVVAAVRATVQLLAIGYVLKFVFHVDHAALTAAMVLLMSVVAADNASRRGQGLAGRFWRVWVAVMATEIATQGFLLAARVIPPKPAYVIPISGMIIGNAMVASALFLNRLRGEAQARRDEMTVLLCLGATPRQASRAVVKAAVKASMIPTIDSTKTMGLVQLPGMMTGQIIAGADPIQAVRYQLLIVFALIASAAITTMVLGALTYGRLFNEHQQPVV; encoded by the coding sequence ATGAGCCTGTGGGCGCTGGCGATGACCCTGGCGTTTGTCGCCGCCGCGTTGGCGTTGTCCATCTGGCAGCGGCTGGGGTTGGAAAAGGATATGGTCGTCGCGGCCGTGCGGGCGACCGTGCAATTGCTGGCCATCGGGTATGTGTTGAAATTCGTCTTCCATGTCGATCACGCGGCCCTCACGGCAGCCATGGTGCTGCTGATGTCGGTCGTGGCCGCGGACAACGCCAGCCGCCGCGGCCAGGGCTTGGCCGGGCGTTTTTGGCGCGTGTGGGTGGCCGTGATGGCCACCGAGATCGCCACCCAGGGGTTTCTCCTGGCCGCCCGCGTCATCCCGCCGAAGCCCGCGTACGTCATCCCCATCAGCGGCATGATCATCGGCAACGCCATGGTCGCCTCGGCGCTGTTCCTCAATCGCCTGCGCGGGGAGGCGCAGGCGCGCCGGGACGAGATGACGGTGCTGCTCTGCCTCGGCGCGACGCCGCGGCAGGCGTCGCGGGCGGTGGTCAAAGCGGCCGTCAAGGCGAGCATGATTCCGACCATCGACAGCACGAAGACCATGGGCCTGGTGCAGCTGCCCGGGATGATGACCGGGCAGATCATCGCCGGGGCCGACCCGATTCAGGCGGTGCGGTACCAACTCCTGATTGTGTTCGCCCTCATCGCCTCGGCCGCCATCACGACGATGGTCCTCGGCGCCTTGACGTACGGCCGGCTGTTCAATGAACACCAGCAGCCGGTGGTGTGA
- a CDS encoding DNA adenine methylase: protein MAKTARPITQAAPVLKPILKWAGGKRWLVPHLMPLWDRYREARPDGRLVEPFCGSLAVTLGLRPERALLNDINEHVVHFHDWVRRGLRIDIEMENDADLYYRHRARFNELIAEGRQDSAEAASLFYYLNRTGYNGLCRFNRDGLFNVPFGRYKTIGYRRTFDEYQQVFAEWTFTSGDFTAMAVQPGDFVYADPPYDVEFRQYSAGGFTWADQVRLAEWLAALDGPVVASNQATDRIVHLYRSLGFRMVFIDAPRRISCTGDRRPAREMLAYKGL, encoded by the coding sequence TTGGCAAAGACAGCGCGTCCGATCACCCAGGCGGCACCGGTGCTGAAGCCCATTCTCAAGTGGGCGGGTGGCAAGCGGTGGTTGGTCCCGCACCTGATGCCGCTGTGGGACCGCTATCGCGAGGCGCGCCCCGATGGCCGGCTGGTGGAGCCGTTCTGCGGCAGTTTGGCGGTGACGTTGGGCTTGCGGCCAGAGCGGGCGCTGCTCAACGACATCAACGAACATGTGGTGCACTTCCACGACTGGGTGCGGCGCGGCCTGCGGATCGACATCGAGATGGAGAACGACGCAGACCTGTACTACCGGCACCGGGCGCGGTTCAACGAACTCATCGCCGAAGGGCGGCAGGACAGCGCGGAGGCCGCGTCCCTCTTCTATTATCTCAATCGCACGGGGTACAACGGGCTGTGCCGGTTCAATCGCGACGGGTTGTTCAACGTGCCGTTCGGGCGCTACAAGACCATCGGGTACCGCCGGACATTCGACGAGTACCAGCAGGTGTTCGCGGAGTGGACGTTCACGAGCGGGGATTTCACGGCGATGGCGGTGCAGCCGGGCGACTTCGTCTACGCCGACCCCCCCTACGACGTCGAGTTCCGCCAGTATTCGGCGGGCGGGTTCACGTGGGCGGATCAGGTTCGCCTCGCGGAGTGGCTGGCGGCGCTCGACGGCCCCGTCGTCGCGTCCAACCAGGCCACCGACCGAATCGTCCATCTCTATCGTTCCCTCGGCTTCCGTATGGTGTTCATCGACGCGCCGCGCCGCATCAGCTGCACGGGGGACCGGCGTCCGGCCCGGGAGATGCTCGCGTACAAGGGATTGTGA
- a CDS encoding prolyl oligopeptidase family serine peptidase — MAETIRLQDVPDLTTRGLGVHPDAEPLVYDNPRIDGPVPGSVWTGEVAGARALLRLPAPERWNGKMMIGATPAVRGERSLDLLLGDIAIQRGYAFAACDKATPGLVLRDPARSMAEWVPVHRALTEFAVDVASRHYGRAPGRVYISGVSNGGYVTRRMLEAHPDLYDGGVEWEGVYWHPEARHLMTALPVWVADYPVYQNWRGDRTPAERAKARERMLEAGLHPASEPYWHQYFLAYWVVSLWLYGRNLDPGWAPFAAEWSNDWLRDPSPIADYPWRARMDILARRVAGIANTGRPGKPLLSVAGNWDCLIPFRHHAAAYRDLVRAQGCGHLHRLYEVEAGNHVDGMLRGDRGVQQPVQPYYEAALYHLERWVEEGVAPPESGLYRRPEAFWSGPLYTLARGRGPWQP; from the coding sequence ATGGCGGAAACCATCCGACTTCAAGACGTTCCAGACCTGACCACACGGGGCCTCGGGGTGCATCCGGACGCGGAACCGCTGGTGTATGACAACCCGCGCATCGACGGGCCCGTCCCCGGGAGCGTCTGGACGGGCGAGGTGGCAGGTGCCCGCGCGCTGCTGCGCCTGCCCGCGCCGGAGCGGTGGAACGGCAAGATGATGATCGGCGCGACGCCCGCGGTGCGCGGTGAACGCTCGCTGGACCTGTTGCTCGGGGACATCGCAATCCAGCGCGGCTACGCCTTCGCCGCCTGTGACAAGGCCACGCCTGGGCTGGTGTTGCGGGATCCCGCGCGATCGATGGCGGAATGGGTGCCCGTCCACCGGGCGCTGACCGAGTTCGCGGTGGACGTAGCGTCCCGTCACTACGGACGGGCGCCGGGGCGCGTGTACATCTCGGGCGTCAGCAACGGCGGGTACGTGACGCGGCGGATGCTGGAGGCGCACCCGGATCTGTACGACGGGGGCGTCGAGTGGGAAGGCGTGTACTGGCACCCGGAGGCGCGCCACCTGATGACGGCTCTCCCGGTGTGGGTCGCGGACTACCCGGTGTACCAGAACTGGCGCGGTGACCGCACACCGGCGGAGCGGGCGAAGGCGCGCGAGCGGATGCTTGAGGCGGGGCTTCACCCCGCATCGGAGCCGTACTGGCATCAGTACTTTCTCGCCTATTGGGTGGTGTCGCTGTGGCTGTACGGCCGCAATCTCGATCCCGGCTGGGCCCCCTTCGCCGCCGAGTGGTCGAACGACTGGCTGCGCGATCCGTCGCCTATCGCGGACTACCCGTGGCGGGCGCGGATGGATATCCTGGCGCGGCGCGTGGCGGGGATCGCCAACACCGGGCGGCCCGGCAAGCCCCTTCTGTCGGTGGCGGGCAACTGGGATTGCTTGATCCCGTTTCGCCACCACGCGGCGGCCTACCGCGACCTGGTCCGGGCGCAGGGCTGCGGGCACCTGCACCGGCTGTACGAGGTGGAGGCGGGCAACCACGTGGACGGGATGCTGCGCGGGGATCGCGGTGTCCAGCAGCCGGTGCAGCCGTATTACGAAGCGGCACTGTATCATTTGGAACGATGGGTGGAGGAGGGCGTCGCCCCGCCGGAATCCGGTTTGTACCGGCGCCCTGAGGCATTCTGGAGCGGGCCGCTGTATACGCTGGCTCGAGGCCGCGGCCCGTGGCAACCGTGA
- a CDS encoding Cof-type HAD-IIB family hydrolase, whose product MVDWRLIALDMDGTSLDLGLDISPENRRAIRQAIEAGVQVTFATGRRYGGLVQDLARELGMTAPVVTVNGGEVWTPGGELVMRRAHRPEDIRWLYQLAVSHGAHYWATTPEGILSDDPLPDDLENRIWLKFGFYTEDETALASLWRTLEQAERFELSNSNPFNIEVNPKGVTKAAGLATVCERLAIRPDQVVAVGDSLNDVPMIRWAGLGVAMGNAQPAVKAEADWIAEGCEAHGVARVIERILAERSAGPDRHPGR is encoded by the coding sequence ATGGTCGATTGGCGGTTGATTGCACTGGACATGGACGGCACCAGCCTCGATCTGGGCCTCGACATCTCGCCGGAGAACCGGCGGGCCATCCGGCAGGCCATTGAGGCCGGGGTGCAGGTGACCTTCGCCACAGGCCGGCGTTACGGCGGCTTGGTGCAGGATCTCGCCCGGGAACTGGGGATGACGGCACCGGTGGTGACGGTCAATGGAGGCGAGGTGTGGACGCCTGGCGGCGAATTGGTGATGCGCCGCGCACACCGGCCCGAGGATATCCGTTGGCTGTACCAACTGGCGGTGTCGCACGGCGCCCACTACTGGGCGACCACACCGGAGGGCATCCTCAGCGACGATCCGTTGCCCGATGACCTCGAGAACCGGATCTGGTTGAAGTTTGGCTTTTACACCGAAGACGAGACCGCTCTGGCCAGCCTGTGGCGTACGCTGGAGCAGGCGGAGCGGTTTGAACTGTCCAATTCCAACCCGTTCAATATCGAGGTCAACCCGAAGGGCGTGACGAAAGCCGCGGGATTGGCGACGGTGTGCGAGCGCCTCGCCATCCGGCCGGATCAGGTGGTCGCGGTGGGTGATAGCCTCAACGACGTCCCGATGATCCGCTGGGCGGGCCTCGGCGTCGCGATGGGCAACGCCCAGCCCGCGGTCAAGGCGGAGGCCGACTGGATCGCGGAAGGGTGCGAGGCGCACGGGGTGGCCCGCGTGATCGAACGCATCTTGGCGGAGCGGAGCGCCGGGCCGGATCGGCACCCTGGGAGGTGA
- a CDS encoding fumarylacetoacetate hydrolase family protein: MIRTVRYWDPQTHAVHLGLLQEGQVYSITRRVPAFTDPLPVWYALRALGLSVEEGFARLADGAQPVASYEELAAQSALLPPVDAREVWAAGVTYERSRQARNAETKLQDSVYDRVYEAARPEIFFKATRERVIAPGQPLGLRSDSSWMVPEPELSLVLTAAGDIVGWTLGDDLSSRDIEGENPLYLPQAKVFSRSCSFGPVLLWNTGAENPAQWTLTLTIRRGGHIAFQGSVSLQQLRRPFEELVAYLRRDNPVPDGTVLMTGTGIVPPDEFTLQPGDTVDIELPEIGVLRNPIAAPLGN, translated from the coding sequence ATGATTCGCACCGTTCGCTATTGGGATCCTCAAACGCACGCTGTGCACCTCGGCCTCCTGCAGGAGGGACAGGTTTACAGCATCACCCGCCGCGTCCCCGCCTTCACCGATCCGCTGCCGGTGTGGTACGCGCTCAGGGCGCTGGGCCTGTCTGTGGAAGAGGGATTCGCGCGCCTGGCCGACGGTGCGCAGCCGGTGGCGTCCTACGAGGAACTGGCGGCCCAGTCCGCACTGCTGCCGCCGGTGGACGCCCGGGAGGTCTGGGCGGCCGGCGTCACCTACGAGCGCAGCCGGCAAGCGCGCAATGCGGAGACAAAGCTCCAGGACAGCGTGTACGATCGCGTCTACGAGGCCGCGCGCCCGGAGATCTTCTTCAAGGCGACGCGCGAGCGCGTGATCGCCCCCGGACAGCCCCTCGGCCTGCGATCCGACTCCTCCTGGATGGTGCCGGAGCCGGAGCTGTCCCTCGTCCTCACCGCGGCCGGGGACATCGTGGGCTGGACACTGGGGGACGACCTCAGCTCCCGCGACATCGAAGGCGAGAATCCGCTCTACCTGCCGCAGGCCAAGGTGTTCTCGCGCAGCTGCTCCTTTGGGCCGGTCCTGCTCTGGAACACCGGCGCCGAGAACCCGGCCCAGTGGACCCTGACGCTGACCATCCGGCGCGGCGGCCACATCGCCTTCCAGGGCTCCGTTTCGCTGCAGCAGCTGCGCCGCCCGTTCGAGGAGCTGGTCGCGTACCTGCGGCGCGACAACCCTGTGCCGGACGGCACCGTCCTCATGACCGGCACAGGAATTGTCCCGCCGGACGAGTTCACCCTGCAGCCAGGGGACACGGTCGATATCGAGCTGCCCGAGATCGGCGTGCTCCGCAACCCCATCGCGGCCCCGCTCGGAAACTGA
- a CDS encoding tetratricopeptide repeat protein produces MFKLAVGFFLWRWLTVILGNPLVAILVLIAVYYLIDRRYIGLLPNLGRPFSRWRRASELRRQLDLNPHDADARHELARIYLAQHRHQACIALLQQLPDSLRNSPDVLYEEGLCRIGLGEPQAGEGLIRQAVHQQPNLFYGEPYLRLASLHAVDHPEQALADLRLAQQYNQSSCEAWYRLATLYRRLGDHEQAQRALHQCIHTYRALPAFRRRQERRWFVLARLSTLGRALVPKR; encoded by the coding sequence GTGTTCAAGCTTGCGGTGGGGTTTTTCCTGTGGCGGTGGCTCACGGTGATCCTGGGGAATCCGCTGGTGGCGATCCTGGTGCTCATCGCGGTGTACTACCTGATTGACCGGCGCTACATCGGCCTCCTGCCCAACCTCGGGCGGCCCTTCTCCCGCTGGCGCCGGGCGAGTGAGCTGCGGCGCCAGCTCGATCTCAATCCCCACGACGCCGACGCGCGCCACGAACTCGCCCGGATCTACCTGGCACAGCACCGCCACCAGGCGTGTATCGCACTGCTCCAACAGCTCCCGGACTCCCTTCGGAACTCCCCCGATGTCCTGTACGAGGAAGGCCTCTGCCGAATCGGCTTGGGCGAGCCGCAGGCAGGCGAAGGGCTCATCCGCCAGGCCGTGCACCAGCAGCCGAACCTGTTCTACGGCGAACCGTACCTGCGGCTCGCCAGCCTGCACGCCGTGGACCATCCCGAGCAGGCCCTCGCCGACCTGCGCCTGGCGCAACAGTACAACCAGTCCTCCTGCGAGGCGTGGTACCGCCTGGCTACCCTGTACCGGCGGCTCGGCGACCATGAGCAGGCCCAGCGGGCGCTGCATCAGTGCATCCACACGTACCGCGCCCTGCCCGCATTTCGCCGCCGGCAGGAGCGCCGTTGGTTCGTGCTGGCCCGGCTGTCCACGCTCGGGCGCGCCCTCGTGCCAAAACGCTGA
- a CDS encoding DoxX family membrane protein, translating into MFTTWLRENKYASWILTVLRVYLGWQWLTAGWEKLTGGFSAEKFLKNAVAHPVVGPDKEVLYPTYNAFLKSFALPHVGLFNFLVSTGEFLVGLGLVLGVLTTAAVFFGMVMNFSYMFAGTVSSNPWDVLISIFIIVAGFNAGRIGGDYWVIPWVRKYMRKLFHIEVSASPTGGGGKVAG; encoded by the coding sequence ATGTTCACCACCTGGCTTCGCGAGAACAAGTACGCGAGTTGGATCCTGACGGTGTTGCGGGTGTACCTGGGGTGGCAGTGGTTGACGGCTGGTTGGGAGAAGTTGACCGGGGGTTTCAGCGCGGAGAAGTTTTTGAAGAACGCGGTGGCGCATCCGGTGGTCGGTCCCGACAAAGAGGTGTTGTATCCGACTTACAACGCGTTTCTTAAATCGTTCGCGCTGCCCCACGTCGGTCTGTTCAACTTCCTGGTGTCGACGGGCGAGTTCCTCGTCGGACTGGGTCTCGTGCTCGGGGTCCTCACGACGGCCGCAGTGTTCTTCGGAATGGTGATGAATTTCTCTTACATGTTCGCAGGGACGGTGTCGAGCAACCCGTGGGACGTGCTGATCAGCATCTTCATCATTGTGGCCGGGTTCAACGCTGGGCGCATCGGCGGCGACTACTGGGTGATCCCGTGGGTTCGCAAGTACATGCGGAAGCTGTTCCACATCGAGGTGAGCGCATCGCCAACGGGCGGCGGGGGCAAGGTCGCCGGTTGA
- a CDS encoding ABC transporter ATP-binding protein, protein MLESIDQFDEGAITLDTPHSASRFALRFVDVTRRVRADGRDRTLLQDVRGAVRAGTIVTVVGPSGAGKSTLLALCNLMQTPDAGEVFVWEREVRQWPLRALRRRVGLVMQQPVMLPGTVYDNLAAAARLHGEPEPDGRALLDLVGLPEDLMQRPAAELSGGQKQRIALARNLANRPDILLLDEATSALDRSSAAAVEELVVRQVRERGLTVLWVTHDLAQARRIGDETWLVVDGRVVEQGPTAALFDGPQTEWGRRFLLGHVDLGQTDAEGDAGR, encoded by the coding sequence ATGCTAGAATCCATAGACCAGTTCGATGAGGGGGCGATCACGCTGGACACACCTCATTCGGCCTCCCGGTTCGCCCTGCGCTTTGTCGATGTGACCCGGCGGGTGCGTGCGGACGGGCGGGACAGAACCCTGTTGCAAGATGTGCGAGGCGCTGTGCGGGCCGGGACCATTGTCACCGTCGTGGGGCCTTCCGGCGCCGGCAAGAGCACCCTGCTCGCTCTGTGCAACCTGATGCAGACCCCGGATGCGGGCGAGGTCTTCGTGTGGGAGCGGGAGGTGCGCCAGTGGCCCCTGCGGGCCCTCCGCCGGCGGGTCGGCCTGGTGATGCAGCAGCCGGTGATGCTCCCGGGCACCGTGTACGACAACCTGGCCGCCGCGGCGCGGCTTCACGGCGAGCCGGAACCGGACGGGCGGGCGCTGCTTGACCTCGTGGGACTGCCCGAGGACCTAATGCAGCGTCCAGCGGCCGAGCTGTCCGGTGGGCAGAAACAGCGAATTGCCCTCGCCCGCAATTTGGCCAACCGGCCGGACATCCTGTTGCTCGACGAGGCGACGTCCGCCCTGGACCGGTCGTCGGCCGCCGCGGTGGAGGAGTTGGTCGTCCGCCAGGTCCGCGAGCGCGGCCTGACGGTGCTGTGGGTCACGCACGACCTCGCTCAGGCGCGCCGAATCGGCGACGAGACGTGGCTCGTCGTGGACGGACGCGTGGTGGAGCAGGGCCCGACCGCCGCGTTGTTTGACGGTCCCCAGACCGAGTGGGGCCGCCGGTTCCTGCTCGGCCACGTGGATCTCGGCCAGACGGATGCGGAAGGGGATGCGGGCCGATGA